The DNA region TCCGTGATCCCGAACGCGTCGGTCCTGAAGATGCCGAGGCGGTCTCCTCTCCGGCGGACGGCAAGGTCATCAAGGTCAGTCGCGAGACCGATCCGGTCACCGGCGACGTCCGGCAGGTCATTGCCATATTCATGAATGTCTTCAACGTACATGTGAACCGTATGCCGGTCAGCGGCAAGGTCGAGATCATACGCTATATCCCCGGCAAATTCTTCAACGCCTCCTTTGACAAGGCCAGCAAGGACAACGAGCGCAATATCGTGGTCGTCACCGGCAAAGGAAATCAGCGGTTCACCATGGTCCAGATCGCCGGTCTCATTGCCCGGCGCATCGTTTGCTGGGCGGAACCGGGTGATAAGCTCA from Pseudodesulfovibrio sp. S3 includes:
- a CDS encoding phosphatidylserine decarboxylase family protein, which translates into the protein MLKPSVGIALEGLPYIIIAAFTTLIFAVMGFWPVALLGLGVTAFIGHFFRDPERVGPEDAEAVSSPADGKVIKVSRETDPVTGDVRQVIAIFMNVFNVHVNRMPVSGKVEIIRYIPGKFFNASFDKASKDNERNIVVVTGKGNQRFTMVQIAGLIARRIVCWAEPGDKLKRGERFGLIKFGSRVDLYIPDGYVPVVSVGQKVVAGETSLAEKRPV